The Lysobacter capsici genome has a segment encoding these proteins:
- the tolQ gene encoding protein TolQ, whose product MTSSLIALLATTVQALPEEAVQAVTDGAQAAGKATTEFSLWPLIANASIPVQLIMGLLVIASITSWVIIFRKWRVIRRARIEADHFEERFWSGAELSKLYAGTTERSRSVGGLEAIFEAGFREFNRIRQRRGVDARAQLEGAQRAMRATGSRELDGLEHNLELLANIGSTSPYIGLVGTVFGIMVTMHSLVSASKQVGIADVAPGISEALLATAMGLFVAIPAVWAYNRYATSVERLAVRYDAFSEEFSSILQRQTHLDE is encoded by the coding sequence ATGACGTCATCGCTGATCGCGCTTCTGGCCACCACGGTACAAGCCCTGCCGGAGGAAGCCGTGCAGGCGGTGACCGATGGCGCGCAGGCCGCCGGCAAGGCCACCACCGAATTCAGTCTGTGGCCGCTGATCGCCAACGCCAGCATCCCGGTCCAGCTCATCATGGGCTTGCTGGTGATCGCCTCGATCACCTCGTGGGTGATCATCTTCCGCAAGTGGCGGGTGATCCGGCGCGCGCGCATCGAAGCCGATCATTTCGAAGAGCGCTTCTGGTCCGGCGCCGAGCTGTCCAAGCTGTACGCCGGCACCACCGAGCGCAGCCGCAGCGTCGGCGGGCTGGAAGCGATCTTCGAAGCCGGTTTCCGCGAATTCAACCGCATCCGCCAGCGTCGCGGCGTCGACGCGCGCGCCCAGCTCGAAGGCGCCCAGCGGGCGATGCGCGCGACCGGTTCGCGCGAACTCGACGGCCTGGAACACAACCTCGAACTGCTGGCCAACATCGGCTCGACCTCGCCCTACATCGGCCTGGTCGGCACGGTGTTCGGCATCATGGTGACCATGCATTCGCTGGTGTCGGCGTCCAAGCAGGTCGGCATCGCCGATGTCGCGCCGGGCATTTCCGAAGCGCTGCTGGCGACCGCGATGGGCCTGTTCGTGGCGATCCCGGCGGTGTGGGCCTACAACCGCTACGCCACCAGCGTGGAGCGTCTGGCGGTGCGTTACGACGCGTTCTCCGAAGAGTTCTCCTCGATCCTGCAGCGCCAGACCCATCTGGACGAGTGA
- a CDS encoding potassium transporter Kup: protein MAGLVAGAIGVVFGDIGTSPLYTLKEAFSPHYGLIPNEHTVLGILSLVFWSLMIVVTFKYVAVIMRADNDGEGGIMALTALTQRTLKHNPRGVYIVGVLGIFGASLFFGDGVITPAISVLSAVEGLQVAAPHLDHFVVPITVAVLVLVFLAQRFGTANVGRAFGPVMIVWFLVLGAIGVHNIVEAPQVIKALNPIWGVRFFMEHNWHAVFVLGAVVLAVTGGEALYADMGHFGKWPIRLAWTYFALPALTLNYLGQGALMLNRPSAVGNPFFEAVPQWALFPMIGLATAATVIASQAVITGAYSVARQAMQLGYIPRMQIKHTSRDTIGQIYIPAVNWMLLALVIVSVVGFGSSTALATAYGVSVTGTMLITSVLMIIYLRANTKVPAPLFWLLAAMFVLVDVAFFYANIIKFLDGAWFPLLLGVILFTMMRTWRRGRALLHEEVRKEGIALDSFLPGLMLAPPVRVPGTAIFMTADKDVVPHGLMHNLKHNKVLHQRNVFLTVHTLGVPYAPPEKRLKIEAIGNDFYRVLIRFGFMEVHDVPLALMRSCDAGGVYFDPMDTTYFASRETVVAGRHRGMPIWRDRLFAFMHRNAAPATGFFHIPGNRLVELGAQVEI from the coding sequence ATGGCCGGCCTGGTCGCCGGCGCGATCGGCGTGGTCTTCGGCGACATCGGCACCAGCCCGCTGTACACGCTGAAGGAAGCGTTCTCGCCGCACTACGGCCTGATCCCCAACGAACACACCGTGCTCGGGATCCTGTCGCTGGTGTTCTGGTCGCTGATGATCGTGGTGACGTTCAAGTACGTCGCGGTGATCATGCGCGCCGACAACGACGGCGAGGGCGGGATCATGGCCCTGACCGCGCTGACCCAGCGCACGCTCAAGCACAACCCGCGCGGGGTCTACATCGTCGGCGTGCTCGGCATCTTCGGCGCCTCGCTGTTTTTCGGCGACGGCGTGATCACCCCGGCGATTTCGGTGCTGTCGGCGGTCGAAGGCCTGCAGGTGGCGGCGCCGCATCTGGACCATTTCGTCGTGCCGATCACCGTGGCCGTGCTGGTGCTGGTGTTCCTGGCCCAGCGCTTCGGCACCGCGAACGTCGGCAGGGCGTTCGGCCCGGTCATGATCGTGTGGTTCCTGGTGCTCGGCGCGATCGGCGTTCACAACATCGTCGAGGCACCGCAGGTGATCAAGGCGCTGAACCCGATCTGGGGCGTGCGCTTCTTCATGGAACACAACTGGCATGCGGTGTTCGTGCTCGGCGCGGTGGTGCTGGCGGTGACAGGCGGCGAGGCGCTGTACGCCGACATGGGCCATTTCGGCAAATGGCCGATCCGCCTGGCCTGGACCTATTTCGCGCTGCCCGCCTTGACCTTGAACTACCTCGGCCAGGGCGCGCTGATGCTCAACAGGCCCAGCGCGGTCGGCAATCCGTTCTTCGAAGCGGTGCCGCAATGGGCGCTGTTTCCGATGATCGGCCTGGCCACGGCGGCTACCGTGATCGCCTCGCAGGCGGTCATCACCGGCGCGTACTCGGTCGCGCGTCAGGCCATGCAGTTGGGTTACATCCCGCGCATGCAGATCAAGCACACCTCGCGCGACACCATCGGCCAGATCTATATCCCGGCGGTCAACTGGATGCTGCTGGCGCTGGTGATCGTGTCGGTGGTCGGCTTCGGCAGTTCGACCGCGTTGGCCACCGCCTACGGCGTGTCGGTGACCGGCACCATGCTGATCACCAGCGTGCTGATGATCATCTACCTGCGCGCCAACACCAAGGTGCCGGCGCCGTTGTTCTGGCTGCTCGCGGCGATGTTCGTGCTGGTGGACGTCGCGTTCTTCTACGCCAACATCATCAAGTTCCTGGACGGCGCCTGGTTCCCGCTGCTGCTCGGGGTGATCTTGTTCACGATGATGCGCACCTGGCGCCGCGGCCGCGCATTGCTGCACGAAGAGGTGCGCAAGGAAGGCATCGCGCTCGACAGCTTCCTGCCCGGCCTGATGCTGGCGCCGCCGGTGCGGGTGCCGGGCACGGCGATCTTCATGACCGCCGACAAGGACGTGGTACCGCACGGCCTGATGCATAACCTCAAGCACAACAAGGTGCTGCACCAGCGCAACGTGTTCCTGACCGTGCATACGCTCGGCGTGCCGTACGCGCCGCCGGAAAAACGCCTGAAGATCGAGGCGATCGGCAACGACTTCTACCGCGTGCTGATCCGCTTCGGTTTCATGGAAGTCCACGACGTGCCGCTGGCGCTGATGCGCTCGTGCGATGCCGGCGGGGTGTATTTCGACCCGATGGACACGACCTATTTCGCCAGCCGCGAGACCGTCGTCGCCGGTCGCCACCGCGGCATGCCGATCTGGCGCGATCGGCTGTTCGCCTTCATGCACCGCAATGCCGCGCCGGCGACCGGGTTCTTCCATATTCCCGGCAACCGGCTGGTCGAACTGGGCGCGCAGGTGGAGATCTGA
- the tolR gene encoding protein TolR, giving the protein MSGTVIRRRKRKLKSEINVVPYIDVMLVLLIIFMVTAPLLTLGIDVDLPKSNAKSIETKNDPVVVQIDDKGNFFLAVKAGSNEAVSKETLATKVGALVKQNGKEKLQVYIAGDGRSNYQPVMDAMNILKDAGVEKVGLMSQPEKGAKK; this is encoded by the coding sequence ATGTCCGGCACCGTCATCCGCCGCCGCAAACGTAAGCTCAAGTCCGAGATCAACGTCGTTCCGTACATCGATGTGATGCTCGTGCTGTTGATCATCTTCATGGTGACCGCGCCGCTGCTCACCCTGGGCATCGACGTCGATCTGCCCAAGTCCAACGCCAAGTCGATCGAGACCAAGAACGACCCGGTCGTGGTGCAGATCGACGACAAGGGCAACTTCTTCCTCGCGGTCAAGGCCGGCAGCAACGAAGCGGTGAGCAAGGAAACCCTGGCGACCAAGGTCGGCGCGCTGGTCAAGCAGAACGGCAAGGAAAAGCTGCAGGTCTACATCGCCGGCGACGGCCGTTCGAACTACCAGCCGGTCATGGATGCGATGAACATCCTCAAGGACGCCGGCGTGGAGAAGGTCGGCCTGATGAGCCAGCCCGAGAAGGGCGCGAAGAAATGA
- the ruvB gene encoding Holliday junction branch migration DNA helicase RuvB: MNDPRIIAPGATREDDAIEASIRPKRLDEYLGQQPVREQLKIYIEAAKQRGEAMDHVLIFGPPGLGKTTLSHVIANELGVNLRQTSGPVIEKAGDLAALLTNLQPHDVLFVDEIHRLSPVVEEILYPAMEDYQIDIMIGEGPAARSIKLDLPPFTLIGATTRAGLLTAPLRDRFGITQRLEFYNAEELTRIVRRSSQILGIACAPEGAAEIARRSRGTPRIANRLLRRVRDYAQVRAGGFIDRDVADAAMLMLKIDPEGFDDLDRRLLRTIIESFDGGPVGVESLAAALSEERGTLEDVIEPFLIQQGYLIRTARGRMATPKAYRLMGLKPRVENVSLFDQEPE; the protein is encoded by the coding sequence ATGAACGATCCGCGCATCATCGCCCCAGGCGCCACCCGCGAGGACGACGCCATCGAGGCGTCGATCCGGCCCAAGCGCCTGGACGAATACCTCGGCCAGCAACCGGTGCGCGAGCAGCTCAAGATCTACATCGAAGCGGCCAAGCAGCGCGGCGAGGCGATGGATCACGTGCTGATCTTCGGCCCGCCCGGCCTGGGCAAGACCACGCTGAGCCACGTCATCGCCAACGAACTGGGCGTCAACCTGCGCCAGACCTCCGGCCCGGTGATCGAAAAGGCCGGCGATCTGGCCGCGCTGCTGACCAACCTGCAGCCGCACGACGTGCTGTTCGTCGACGAAATTCATCGTCTTTCGCCGGTGGTCGAGGAAATCCTCTACCCGGCGATGGAGGACTACCAGATCGACATCATGATCGGCGAGGGCCCCGCCGCGCGCTCGATCAAGCTCGACCTGCCGCCGTTCACCCTGATCGGCGCGACCACCCGCGCCGGGCTGCTGACCGCGCCGCTGCGCGACCGCTTCGGCATCACCCAGCGGCTGGAGTTCTACAACGCCGAGGAGCTGACCCGGATCGTGCGCCGCTCCTCGCAGATCCTCGGCATCGCCTGCGCGCCCGAGGGCGCGGCGGAAATCGCCCGGCGTTCGCGCGGCACCCCGCGCATCGCCAACCGCCTGCTGCGTCGGGTGCGCGATTACGCCCAGGTCCGCGCCGGCGGTTTCATCGACCGCGACGTCGCCGATGCGGCGATGCTGATGCTCAAGATCGATCCGGAGGGGTTCGACGACCTCGACCGGCGCCTGCTGCGGACCATCATCGAATCCTTCGACGGCGGCCCGGTCGGGGTGGAATCGCTGGCCGCCGCGCTCAGCGAGGAGCGCGGCACGCTCGAAGACGTGATCGAGCCGTTCCTGATCCAGCAGGGCTATCTGATCCGCACCGCGCGCGGCCGCATGGCCACGCCCAAGGCCTACCGCCTGATGGGCCTGAAACCGCGGGTGGAAAACGTCAGCCTGTTCGACCAGGAGCCCGAATGA
- the ybgC gene encoding tol-pal system-associated acyl-CoA thioesterase, with protein sequence MAWSERLTSDSPFPIAGSQPESRLFSWPTRVYWEDTDAGGLVYHAQYLAFLERARTEWVRALGYGQDGLRRDHGLLFVVAGMQIGFLKPARLDDGLEVTVELRRCRRASLIFAQSVLRGPDRLISAEVRVAAVDAQHQRPCAIPPELYAQLLARQVPGDGA encoded by the coding sequence ATGGCATGGAGCGAGCGCTTGACCTCCGATTCCCCATTCCCGATTGCCGGTTCCCAGCCCGAATCCCGGCTATTCAGTTGGCCGACACGCGTGTATTGGGAAGATACCGACGCGGGCGGTCTGGTCTATCACGCCCAGTACCTGGCGTTCCTGGAGCGCGCGCGGACCGAATGGGTGCGCGCGCTGGGCTACGGCCAGGACGGTCTGCGCCGCGATCACGGGCTGCTGTTCGTGGTCGCCGGCATGCAGATCGGCTTCCTCAAGCCGGCGCGACTGGACGATGGGCTGGAGGTCACGGTGGAACTGCGGCGTTGCCGCCGCGCCAGCCTGATTTTCGCGCAGAGCGTGCTGCGCGGGCCGGATCGGCTGATCAGCGCGGAGGTCCGGGTCGCCGCGGTGGACGCGCAACATCAGCGTCCCTGCGCGATTCCGCCCGAGCTCTACGCGCAGTTGCTGGCGCGGCAGGTTCCCGGCGACGGGGCCTGA
- a CDS encoding SMI1/KNR4 family protein, whose amino-acid sequence MSGASSLQWMVYGRAPTLDTFWDEELNLGRVAATAEAIAETETRLGIVVPAWLRTLYARYDGGAARMARADSIEQPGQWLKAEWLIPRARLLPLHEWFSFAQLRAREGYRDDAYAAVAADDRRLIAIAIDERNKTLCLDYSAGTEPTIVLTDQQRRLREYADAAAWLADLIDLQYWSPALQARHDPAQTLDWRPEPPSLDTFWSGPGFWDDASGAPASEDAIAAAELRLGVRLPALLRALYRRQDGGYTRFEWAPLGRHPSRHFYDWESVVPDRYLSSLGHLRTLADVASDFQDGTELSSFARMHARCERIVVLAMHGIHWMLCLDYRERGPEREPDVVYFEYFDELIPRYRARDFDRFFADLRQGELD is encoded by the coding sequence ATGAGCGGTGCGTCGTCGTTGCAGTGGATGGTGTACGGCCGCGCGCCGACGCTGGACACCTTCTGGGACGAGGAACTCAACCTGGGTCGGGTGGCGGCCACCGCCGAGGCCATCGCTGAAACGGAAACGCGGCTGGGCATCGTCGTGCCGGCCTGGCTGCGCACGCTGTATGCGCGTTACGACGGCGGCGCGGCGCGAATGGCGCGGGCCGACTCGATCGAACAACCGGGCCAGTGGCTCAAGGCCGAATGGCTGATCCCGCGCGCGCGTCTGCTGCCGCTGCACGAATGGTTTTCCTTCGCGCAATTGCGCGCCCGCGAAGGCTATCGCGACGATGCCTATGCCGCCGTGGCCGCGGACGACCGTCGCCTGATCGCCATCGCGATCGACGAGCGCAACAAGACCCTGTGCCTGGATTATTCGGCCGGCACCGAGCCGACGATCGTGTTGACCGATCAGCAACGGCGCCTGCGCGAATACGCCGATGCGGCGGCCTGGCTCGCCGATCTGATCGATCTGCAGTACTGGAGCCCGGCGCTGCAGGCGCGGCACGACCCGGCCCAGACCCTGGACTGGCGGCCCGAGCCGCCGAGCCTGGACACGTTCTGGAGCGGTCCGGGTTTCTGGGACGACGCCAGCGGCGCGCCGGCGTCGGAGGATGCGATCGCCGCCGCCGAGCTCCGCCTGGGCGTGCGCCTGCCGGCCTTGCTGCGCGCGCTGTACCGGCGCCAGGACGGCGGCTATACCCGTTTCGAGTGGGCGCCGCTGGGACGCCATCCTTCGCGGCATTTCTACGACTGGGAAAGCGTCGTTCCCGACCGCTACCTCAGCTCGCTCGGCCATCTGCGCACCCTGGCCGATGTGGCGAGCGACTTTCAGGACGGCACCGAACTGTCGAGCTTCGCGCGCATGCACGCGCGCTGCGAGCGCATCGTCGTGCTGGCGATGCACGGCATCCACTGGATGCTGTGCCTGGACTACCGCGAACGCGGGCCGGAGCGCGAACCCGACGTGGTCTACTTCGAATACTTCGACGAGCTGATCCCGCGTTATCGCGCGCGCGATTTCGACCGCTTCTTCGCCGATCTGCGCCAGGGCGAGCTGGACTGA
- the ruvC gene encoding crossover junction endodeoxyribonuclease RuvC yields the protein MSIPDSPFPIPAGATRILGIDPGSQRTGLGVIDVGADGRCTFVHARALKLLDADDFPSRLGLLCEGLEAALDEFQPQQVAIETVFMDKSATSALKLGHARGAALATVVRRRIPISEYAPRVIKQSLVGRGAADKQQVQHMVRLLLNIPEVKLQADAADALAVALTHAHMSATARRTGISTLDLRRRGT from the coding sequence ATGTCGATTCCCGATTCCCCATTCCCGATTCCCGCCGGCGCCACCCGCATCCTCGGCATCGACCCGGGTTCGCAGCGCACCGGTCTGGGCGTGATCGACGTGGGCGCCGACGGCCGCTGCACCTTCGTGCATGCGCGCGCGCTCAAGCTGCTCGACGCCGACGACTTTCCGTCGCGGCTGGGTCTGCTGTGCGAGGGCCTGGAAGCGGCGCTGGACGAATTCCAGCCGCAGCAGGTCGCGATCGAGACCGTGTTCATGGACAAGTCCGCCACCTCAGCGCTGAAGCTGGGCCATGCCCGCGGCGCGGCGCTGGCGACGGTGGTGCGGCGGCGGATTCCGATCAGCGAGTACGCGCCGCGGGTGATCAAGCAGTCGCTGGTCGGGCGCGGCGCGGCCGACAAGCAACAGGTCCAGCACATGGTGCGGCTGTTGCTGAATATTCCCGAAGTGAAGCTGCAGGCCGACGCCGCCGACGCGCTTGCGGTGGCGCTGACCCATGCCCACATGAGTGCTACCGCGCGGCGTACCGGCATTTCCACCCTCGACCTGCGCAGGCGCGGGACCTGA
- a CDS encoding potassium transporter Kup — protein sequence MSSTVPSSHGKHGHKAGNGSHHHGTKKGLPGLVVGAIGVVFGDIGTSPLYTLKEAFSPHFGLTGNHDTVLGILSLVFWALMIVVTLKYVTIIMRADNDGEGGIMALMTLAQRTLAKGGRSAYVVGILGIFGASLFFGDSVITPAISVLGAVEGLEVAAPGLHRFIVPITVVILVMVFLAQRFGTEKVGKVFGPITMVWFVSLAAIGIHNIIQGPEVFKALNPWWALRFFMEHGSHSVLILGAVVLAVTGGEALYADMGHFGAKPIRYAWYTMVLPCLMLNYLGQGAFVLHHPEAVKNPFFEAVPSWALYPMIVLATMAAVIASQAVITGAYSVARQAMQLGYIPRMQIKHTSSDTIGQIYVPYINWVLAITVIGVVLAFRSSTALATAYGISVATTMLIDTLLLALVARALWPRWRKWVLPLCVVFFVVDVGFVIANGAKFFQGAWFPVVLGLVVFTLLRTWRRGRELLHEEVRKEGIQLDSFLPGLMLAPPARVPGTAVFMTADKGVVPHALLHNLKHNKVLHERNVFLTVETLGVPYAPKDKRLKIEAIGNDFYRVLIRFGFMEVPDVPLALMRSCDAGGIYFDPMDTTYFASRETVVASRHRGMPIWRDRLFAFMHRNAAPATGFFRIPGNRLVELGAQVEI from the coding sequence ATGTCCTCCACTGTTCCTTCGTCCCACGGCAAGCACGGCCACAAGGCCGGCAACGGCTCGCACCATCACGGCACCAAGAAAGGGTTGCCCGGATTGGTCGTGGGCGCGATCGGCGTCGTGTTCGGCGACATCGGCACCAGCCCGCTGTACACGCTCAAGGAAGCCTTCTCGCCGCATTTCGGCCTGACCGGCAACCACGACACCGTGCTGGGCATCCTGTCGCTGGTGTTCTGGGCGCTGATGATCGTGGTCACGCTGAAGTACGTGACCATCATCATGCGCGCCGACAACGACGGCGAAGGCGGGATCATGGCGCTGATGACCCTGGCCCAGCGCACCCTGGCCAAGGGCGGGCGCTCGGCCTACGTGGTCGGTATCCTCGGCATCTTCGGCGCGTCGCTGTTCTTCGGCGACAGCGTGATCACTCCGGCGATCTCGGTGCTCGGCGCGGTCGAGGGCCTGGAAGTCGCCGCGCCCGGGCTGCACCGCTTCATCGTGCCGATCACCGTGGTGATCCTGGTGATGGTGTTCCTGGCCCAGCGTTTCGGCACGGAGAAAGTCGGCAAGGTGTTCGGGCCGATCACCATGGTCTGGTTCGTGTCGCTGGCCGCGATCGGCATCCACAACATCATCCAGGGCCCGGAAGTGTTCAAGGCGCTGAACCCGTGGTGGGCGCTGCGCTTCTTCATGGAGCACGGCTCGCACTCGGTGCTGATCCTCGGCGCGGTGGTGCTGGCGGTGACCGGCGGCGAAGCGCTGTACGCCGACATGGGCCACTTCGGCGCCAAGCCCATCCGCTACGCCTGGTACACCATGGTGTTGCCTTGCCTGATGCTCAATTACCTGGGCCAGGGCGCGTTCGTGCTGCATCACCCCGAGGCGGTCAAGAACCCATTCTTCGAAGCGGTGCCGTCGTGGGCGCTGTACCCGATGATCGTGCTGGCGACCATGGCCGCGGTGATCGCATCCCAGGCGGTCATCACCGGCGCGTATTCGGTCGCGCGTCAGGCCATGCAGCTGGGTTACATCCCGCGCATGCAGATCAAGCACACCTCCAGCGACACCATCGGCCAGATCTACGTGCCGTACATCAACTGGGTGCTGGCGATCACGGTGATCGGCGTGGTCCTGGCGTTCCGCAGTTCGACCGCGCTGGCGACCGCGTACGGCATCTCGGTCGCGACCACGATGTTGATCGACACCCTGCTGCTGGCGCTGGTCGCGCGCGCGCTGTGGCCGCGCTGGCGCAAGTGGGTGCTGCCGCTGTGCGTGGTGTTCTTCGTCGTCGACGTGGGTTTCGTGATCGCCAACGGCGCCAAGTTCTTCCAGGGCGCGTGGTTCCCGGTGGTGCTCGGCCTGGTGGTGTTCACCCTGCTGCGCACCTGGCGCCGCGGCCGCGAGCTGTTGCACGAGGAAGTGCGCAAGGAAGGCATCCAGCTCGACAGCTTCCTGCCCGGCCTGATGCTGGCGCCGCCGGCGCGCGTGCCCGGCACCGCGGTGTTCATGACCGCCGACAAGGGCGTGGTGCCGCATGCCTTGCTGCACAACCTCAAGCACAACAAGGTCCTGCACGAACGCAACGTGTTCCTGACCGTGGAAACCCTCGGCGTGCCGTACGCGCCCAAGGACAAGCGGCTCAAGATCGAGGCGATCGGCAACGATTTCTATCGCGTGCTGATCCGCTTCGGCTTCATGGAAGTGCCCGACGTGCCGCTGGCGCTGATGCGCTCGTGCGATGCCGGCGGCATCTATTTCGACCCGATGGACACCACCTATTTCGCCAGCCGCGAAACCGTGGTCGCCAGCCGCCACCGCGGCATGCCGATCTGGCGCGACCGCCTGTTCGCCTTCATGCACCGCAACGCGGCGCCGGCGACCGGGTTCTTCCGCATTCCGGGCAACCGGCTGGTCGAGCTGGGCGCGCAAGTCGAGATCTGA
- the ruvA gene encoding Holliday junction branch migration protein RuvA, with protein MIGRLKGIIVHKQPPWLVVDVHGVGYELEAPMSTFYDLPELGREVALFTHYAQKEDSVSLYGFLREAERRLFRDVQRVSGIGAKIALAVLSGVPVEEFARLVQAGDVTALTRIPGIGKKTAERMVVELRDRAADLAGSGATFTSAGVPADPQSEATVALQQLGYKPVEAARMAREATAAGDDAAAIIRKALKSALR; from the coding sequence GTGATCGGTCGTCTCAAAGGCATCATCGTGCACAAGCAGCCGCCGTGGCTGGTGGTCGACGTCCATGGCGTGGGCTACGAGCTGGAAGCGCCGATGAGCACGTTCTACGACCTGCCCGAACTCGGCCGCGAAGTGGCCTTGTTCACCCACTACGCGCAAAAGGAGGACAGCGTGTCGCTGTACGGCTTCCTGCGCGAGGCCGAGCGGCGCTTGTTCCGCGATGTGCAGCGGGTCAGCGGCATCGGCGCGAAGATCGCGCTGGCGGTGCTGTCGGGCGTGCCGGTCGAGGAATTCGCGCGCCTGGTCCAGGCGGGCGACGTGACCGCGCTGACCCGCATCCCCGGCATCGGCAAGAAGACCGCCGAACGCATGGTGGTGGAACTGCGCGACCGCGCCGCCGACCTGGCCGGCTCCGGCGCCACCTTCACCAGCGCCGGCGTGCCGGCCGATCCGCAGAGCGAAGCCACCGTCGCCCTGCAGCAACTGGGCTACAAACCGGTCGAAGCCGCGCGCATGGCGCGCGAAGCGACCGCCGCCGGCGACGATGCCGCCGCCATCATCCGCAAAGCGCTAAAGTCCGCGCTTCGTTGA
- the tolA gene encoding cell envelope integrity protein TolA: MRETRADTVQAIGLALLLHGLLIAAIFLSMLWNWDSKQVSAAGSPMSSELTEVSDLSAAMQRTLRNRPKPIDPLPQPEPEDSAPLPQPIPEPKPQDAPAPQQQSPQDFIPVPDETSQEAVVDTPTPKVSDEQKLQEAKAKQEQVDLTEQKRQEEAQQQKRLAEEQVEREKALEKIRAERAKLQKQSELAEQKLQQLADARAARASQNVAAATPTAAPAGNQGVDAGLMARYQAAIQEAVLSKWSRPDTVPLGARCRLIIRQLPGGRVNSAEVVEPCAYDEQGRRSIEAAVLKAQPLPYAGFETVFSRQLNINFTAQDR, translated from the coding sequence ATGAGGGAAACCCGCGCCGACACCGTGCAGGCGATCGGGCTGGCCTTGCTGCTGCACGGCCTGCTGATCGCCGCCATTTTCCTGAGCATGCTCTGGAACTGGGACAGCAAGCAGGTGTCCGCGGCGGGCTCGCCGATGTCCTCGGAACTGACCGAAGTCAGCGACCTGTCGGCGGCGATGCAGCGCACCTTGCGCAACCGCCCCAAGCCGATCGATCCGTTGCCGCAGCCCGAGCCCGAAGACAGCGCGCCGTTGCCGCAGCCGATCCCCGAGCCCAAGCCGCAGGACGCGCCCGCGCCGCAGCAGCAATCGCCGCAGGATTTCATTCCGGTGCCGGATGAAACCAGCCAGGAAGCGGTGGTCGATACGCCCACGCCCAAGGTCAGCGACGAGCAAAAACTCCAGGAAGCCAAGGCCAAGCAGGAACAGGTCGATCTGACCGAGCAGAAGCGCCAGGAAGAGGCGCAGCAGCAAAAGCGCCTGGCCGAGGAGCAGGTGGAGCGCGAAAAAGCGCTGGAGAAGATCCGCGCCGAACGCGCCAAGCTGCAGAAGCAGAGCGAACTGGCCGAACAGAAACTGCAGCAGCTCGCCGACGCGCGCGCCGCCCGCGCCAGCCAGAACGTCGCCGCCGCCACGCCCACCGCGGCTCCGGCCGGCAATCAGGGCGTCGATGCCGGCCTGATGGCGCGTTACCAGGCCGCGATCCAGGAAGCGGTGCTGTCGAAATGGTCGCGTCCCGACACCGTGCCGCTGGGCGCACGCTGCCGCCTGATCATTCGCCAGTTGCCCGGCGGCCGGGTCAATTCGGCCGAAGTGGTCGAGCCGTGCGCCTATGACGAACAAGGCCGGCGTTCGATCGAGGCGGCGGTGCTGAAGGCGCAACCCTTGCCGTATGCCGGGTTCGAGACGGTGTTCAGCCGTCAGCTCAACATCAACTTCACCGCGCAGGATCGCTGA
- a CDS encoding YebC/PmpR family DNA-binding transcriptional regulator, whose translation MGRGPSIEARKNAEDARRGKIFTKIIREISVAARSGGGDPNSNPRLRSAIDKGLSANMTKDVIERAVKKATGALEGVEYEEIRYEGYAPGGVAVIVDCLTDNKVRTVADVRHAFGKFGGNLGTDGSVSFMFAKRGVLWFQAGSDEEKITEVAIEAGADDVVVYPEDGSIDVLTAPDAFEAVKAAMEAAGLSPGEAQVTLRADNNIAVSGETGQQVVKLLNWLEDIDDVQNVYSNADLAEDAYV comes from the coding sequence ATGGGTAGAGGTCCTTCGATCGAAGCACGCAAGAACGCCGAAGACGCGCGTCGCGGCAAGATCTTCACCAAGATCATCCGCGAAATCAGCGTCGCGGCGCGTTCGGGCGGCGGCGATCCCAACAGCAACCCGCGGCTGCGCAGCGCCATCGACAAGGGCCTGTCGGCGAACATGACCAAGGACGTGATCGAGCGCGCGGTCAAGAAAGCCACCGGCGCGCTGGAAGGCGTGGAATACGAGGAAATCCGCTACGAGGGCTATGCCCCGGGCGGGGTGGCGGTGATCGTCGACTGCCTGACCGACAACAAGGTCCGCACCGTCGCCGATGTGCGCCATGCGTTCGGCAAGTTCGGCGGCAACCTCGGCACCGACGGCTCGGTGTCCTTCATGTTCGCCAAGCGCGGCGTGCTGTGGTTCCAGGCCGGTTCGGACGAGGAGAAGATCACCGAAGTGGCGATCGAGGCCGGCGCCGACGACGTGGTGGTCTACCCCGAGGACGGTTCGATCGACGTGCTGACCGCGCCGGACGCGTTCGAGGCGGTCAAGGCGGCGATGGAAGCGGCCGGGCTGAGCCCGGGCGAGGCGCAGGTCACCTTGCGCGCCGACAACAACATCGCCGTCTCCGGCGAAACCGGTCAGCAGGTGGTCAAGCTGCTGAACTGGCTGGAAGACATCGACGACGTGCAGAACGTGTATTCGAACGCGGATCTGGCTGAAGACGCATATGTGTGA